A region from the Manihot esculenta cultivar AM560-2 chromosome 13, M.esculenta_v8, whole genome shotgun sequence genome encodes:
- the LOC110630271 gene encoding CRIB domain-containing protein RIC4: MRDRMEKLALPFSIGCVSESSVAIGVHHPRRTKQPPALQHMNPSLIRKKEDDEESLSSTESMKNGLKFHAVSKPNISDRFHRLVKGFKTFSQLFVYEEEEEEMEIGGPTDVKHVTHIGWDDGSENLISPGLLSLHQTPASLTQFQLFMASHPHSSPTLVND, from the exons ATGAGAGATAGAATGGAAAAGCTTGCTCTTCCTTTCTCCATTGGTTGTGTCTCTGAATCAAGTGTGGCCATTGGCGTGCATCACCCAAGAAGAACCAAGCAGCCACCGGCTCTTCAACACATGAACCCATCTCTAATAA GGaaaaaagaagatgatgaagaaaGCTTATCAAGCACTGAGAGTATGAAGAATGGCTTGAAATTTCATGCTGTTTCAAAGCCTAACATATCAGATCGGTTTCATAGACTTGTCAAGGGTTTCAAGACTTTCTCTCAATTATTTG TGtatgaagaagaggaagaggaaatgGAAATAGGGGGACCAACAGATGTGAAGCATGTGACACATATAGGGTGGGATGATGGGTCAGAAAATCTGATTTCTCCAGGATTGCTCTCTCTTCATCAGACTCCTGCTTCTCTTACCCAATTTCAGCTTTTCATGGCTTCTCATCCTCATTCATCACCTACTCTTGTTAATGATTAA
- the LOC122721576 gene encoding pentatricopeptide repeat-containing protein At5g16640, mitochondrial-like yields the protein MYFYKCKRFQKLYHFLHITLSIVTKNCSCSDDVVLPFQRLVVLLVGFYCKVFVLPKSSTLFELLSFRDTLCAHCLGLQRSMMMITPKLRFTKALSLASAIRSFHFPLLWELGNIQSPTLLFTYPFNSSSTSTSTHTHKDASVRSKFYSASFRDVDDALASFNHIILMHPLPSRVPFSRFLSALVRMKQYHTVVSLSRKIESLGMSHDVCSLNILINCFCLLHHADFGFSTLGKILKIGLEPNIVTFNILINGLCINGKINLAVYLFNDMVASGYQPDVLAM from the coding sequence ATGTATTTTTACAAGTGTAAGAGATTCCAAAAGCTCTATCATTTTCTCCACATAACGCTCTCCATAGTAACTAAGAACTGCAGCTGCTCTGATGATGTTGTCCTACCTTTCCAACGACTAGTCGTTCTTTTGGTGGGATTTTATTGCAAGGTTTTCGTTTTGCCCAAAAGCTCAACTCTATTTGAGCTTCTCTCCTTCCGTGATACACTCTGTGCCCACTGTCTTGGATTACAGAGATCCATGATGATGATAACGCCAAAGCTACGATTTACGAAAGCCTTGTCTTTAGCTTCAGCTATCAGAAGCTTCCACTTTCCACTGCTCTGGGAATTGGGTAACATTCAATCTCCAACCCTTTTATTTACTTATCCTTTCAATTCTTCTTCTACCTCTACTTCCACTCACACTCATAAAGATGCAAGCGTGAGATCTAAATTCTATTCTGCTTCTTTTAGGGACGTTGATGATGCCCTTGCTTCCTTTAATCACATCATTCTTATGCATCCTCTTCCTTCTAGGGTTCCATTCTCTCGATTTTTATCTGCTCTTGTCAGAATGAAACAGTACCACACTGTCGTTTCATTGTCCAGGAAAATTGAGTCTCTAGGAATGTCACACGATGTTTGTTCTCTTAACATATTGAttaattgcttctgcctcttACACCATGCTGATTTTGGCTTCTCAACTTTGGGGAAAATCCTCAAAATTGGATTGGAGCCTAATATCGTAACATTTAATATCTTAATTAATGGCCTATGTATAAATGGTAAAATCAATCTAGCAGTATACCTTTTCAATGATATGGTTGCTAGCGGTTATCAACCTGATGTACTTGCAATGTGA
- the LOC122721288 gene encoding putative pentatricopeptide repeat-containing protein At1g12700, mitochondrial, producing the protein MGERGCDPNVVTCSAIIDKLCKDKLAVEALGFFSQMRNKGISPNVVTYTSLIHGLCNLGKQNQGLTLLKEMMGHNISPNIFTFNILIDSLCKEGMISKARIMIKTMIQKGVEPDVVTYSSLIDGYCMCSQIDEARKVFDLMGRNAIADVFSYNILINGYCQSKRIDEAMKLFDEMPQKGLVPDSITYTTLIKGLWEVGRPQTALEFLKNMCSHGQPLNRITLSTLLHGLCKQGDLDEALAIFEAMEKSKLKPNCVTYNILIDGLCQVGKLNDAKQLFSRLFEKGLGTDVYTYSIFIKGLCKDGLLDEAYKVFRGMEDGGCLPDSCCYNVIIQGFLNHEDVPKALQLIDEMVDKGFSADATTTKLLIHLCRHNDLILRELRNRSKGSKGVMSSINHVILIHAMPSIVQLGPFLSALMRMKQYHSVLSLSTEIEYLGISHNVHSLSILINCFCRLHHLDFGFSLLGKILKIGLEPNIVTFNTLINGLCIEGKINRAVDLFNHIVERGYQPDVHTYSVIVNGLCKCGNTNVAIEVLKEMVERGCEPNAVTYNTIIDSLCKNELVAEALDILSQMRSKGKQNQALALLKEMVRHNISPVIVTFNILIDSLCKEGMISKAQSMINTMIQRGVEPDVFTYNPLIDGYCMLSQMDEARKIFGLMKGLVGSREADVITLSTMIHGLCKHGDIDEALVIVKAMEKSRLKPSCVTYTILIDAICQAGWFYDAKKIFSRLFENGLQPNVCTYSILLKGFCKEGLLDEAYTVFRGMEEGECLPNDYCYNVIIQGFLRHENMSKALQLIDEMVDKGFSADVTTIELLTHLGRYNNLILRKLRNQSENPKGVNVK; encoded by the exons ATGGGTGAGAGAGGTTGTGATCCAAATGTAGTGACCTGTAGTGCAATCATTGATAAGCTTTGCAAGGACAAGCTAGCTGTTGAGGCATTAGGCTTCttctctcaaatgaggaacAAAGGCATTTCACCTAATGTTGTGACATACACATCCCTAATTCATGGTCTTTGCAATTTAGGCAAGCAGAATCAAGGTTTGACCTTGTTGAAAGAAATGATGGGGCATAATATATCACCAAATATTTTTACTTTCAATATATTGATCGACTCTCTTTGTAAGGAAGGAATGATTTCAAAGGCTCGGATTATGATCAAAACGATGATTCAAAAAGGTGTGGAGCCTGATGTTGTCACTTACAGTTCATTGATTGATGGATATTGCATGTGTAGCCAGATTGATGAAGCTAGAAAAGTGTTTGATTTGATGGGAAGAAATGCCATTGCTGATGTTTTTAGctacaatattttaattaatggaTATTGTCAGAGCAAAAGGATTGATGAAGCAATGAAGCTTTTTGATGAAATGCCTCAAAAGGGTTTAGTTCCTGACTCTATTACTTATACCACTCTTATAAAGGGATTGTGGGAAGTAGGAAGGCCTCAGACTGCACTAGAATTTTTAAAGAACATGTGCTCTCATGGTCAGCCGCTAAATAGAATAACTTTATCAACTTTGCTCCATGGCTTGTGCAAGCAGGGAGATCTTGACGAGGCACTTGCAATATTTGAAGCGATGGAAAAGAGTAAGTTGAAGCCTAATTGTGTGACCTATAACATTTTGATTGATGGTTTGTGCCAAGTTGGAAAGCTCAATGATGCAAAGCAACTATTTTCTAGGCTTTTTGAAAAAGGTTTGGGGACTGATGTTTATACATATAGTATATTTATAAAAGGACTTTGCAAAGATGGCTTACTAGATGAAGCATACAAGGTGTTCAGAGGAATGGAAGATGGTGGATGTTTACCGGATAGTTGCTGTTATAATGTAATCATTCAAGGGTTTCTTAATCATGAGGATGTACCAAAAGCTTTGCAACTTATTGATGAAATGGTTGATAAGGGATTCTCTGCAGATGCCACAACCACCAAATTGTTGATACATTTATGTCGCCATAACGATCTCATTTTGAGAGAACTAAGAAATCGATCTAAAGGTTCTAAAGGTGTAATGT CTTCCATTAATCACGTCATTCTTATCCATGCTATGCCTTCTATTGTTCAACTTGGTCCATTTTTATCTGCTCTCATGAGAATGAAACAATACCACTCTGTCCTTTCCTTGTCTACAGAAATTGAGTATCTAGGAATTTCACACAATGTTCATTCTCTTTCCATCTTGATTAATTGTTTCTGCCGCTTACACCATCTGGATTTTGGCTTCTCACTTTTAGGCAAAATCCTCAAAATTGGACTGGAGCCTAACATTGTGACGTTTAATACTTTAATTAATGGTCTCTGTATAGAGGGTAAGATCAATCGAGCAGTAGACCTTTTCAACCATATTGTTGAGAGAGGTTATCAGCCTGATGTTCATACTTACAGCGTGATAGTAAATGGTCTGTGTAAATGTGGGAATACAAATGTGGCTATTGAGGTGCTGAAGGAAATGGTTGAGAGAGGCTGTGAGCCAAATGCTGTAACATACAATACAATCATTGATTCCCTTTGCAAAAATGAGCTAGTTGCTGAGGCATTGGACATCTTATCTCAAATGAGGAGTAAAG GCAAGCAGAATCAAGCTTTGGCTTTGTTGAAAGAAATGGTGCGGCATAACATATCGCCAGTTATTGTTACTTTCAATATATTGATCGACTCTCTTTGTAAGGAAGGAATGATTTCAAAGGCCCAAAGTATGATTAACAcaatgattcaaagaggtgtggAGCCTGATGTTTTCACTTACAATCCATTGATTGATGGATATTGTATGCTAAGCCAAATGGATGAAGCTAGAAAAATATTTGGTTTGATG AAAGGGCTTGTGGGAAGTAGGGAGGCAGATGTGATAACTTTATCAACTATGATTCATGGCTTGTGCAAACATGGAGATATTGATGAGGCACTTGTAATAGTTAAAGCGATGGAGAAGAGTCGGTTGAAGCCTAGTTGTGTGACCTATACAATTTTGATTGATGCTATTTGTCAAGCTGGATGGTTCTATGAtgccaagaaaatattttcaaggCTTTTTGAAAATGGTTTGCAGCCTAATGTTTGTACATATAGTATATTACTAAAAGGATTTTGCAAAGAAGGCTTACTAGATGAAGCATATACGGTCTTTAGAGGAATGGAAGAGGGTGAATGTTTACCAAATGATTACTGTTATAATGTGATTATTCAAGGGTTTCTTAGGCATGAAAACATGTCAAAAGCATTGCAACTTATTGATGAAATGGTTGATAAGGGATTCTCCGCAGATGTCACGACCATTGAACTGTTAACACATTTAGGGCGCTATAACAATCTCATTTTGAGAAAACTGCGAAATCAGTCTGAAAATCCCAAAGGCGTAAACGTTAAGTGA
- the LOC110630054 gene encoding putative pentatricopeptide repeat-containing protein At1g12700, mitochondrial yields MPSIVQLGPFLSALMRMKQYHSVLSLSTEIEYLGISHNVHSLSILINCFCRLHHLDFGFSLLGKILKIGLEPNIVTFNTLINGLCIEGKINRAVDLFNHIVERGYQPDVHTYSVIVNGLCKCGNTNVAIEVLKEMVERGCEPNAVTYNTIIDSLCKNELVAEALDILSQMRSKGI; encoded by the coding sequence ATGCCTTCTATTGTTCAACTTGGTCCATTTTTATCTGCTCTCATGAGAATGAAACAATACCACTCTGTCCTTTCCTTGTCTACAGAAATTGAGTATCTAGGAATTTCACACAATGTTCATTCTCTTTCCATCTTGATTAATTGTTTCTGCCGCTTACACCATCTGGATTTTGGCTTCTCACTTTTAGGCAAAATCCTCAAAATTGGACTGGAGCCTAACATTGTGACGTTTAATACTTTAATTAATGGTCTCTGTATAGAGGGTAAGATCAATCGAGCAGTAGACCTTTTCAACCATATTGTTGAGAGAGGTTATCAGCCTGATGTTCATACTTACAGCGTGATAGTAAATGGTCTGTGTAAATGTGGGAATACAAATGTGGCTATTGAGGTGCTGAAGGAAATGGTTGAGAGAGGCTGTGAGCCAAATGCTGTAACATACAATACAATCATTGATTCCCTTTGCAAAAATGAGCTAGTTGCTGAGGCATTGGACATCTTATCTCAAATGAGGAGTAAAGGCATTTAA
- the LOC110630055 gene encoding dephospho-CoA kinase, with protein MYCEILRAPICFSRCRCSTSIRDKSKRSISSPVKMRMVGLTGGIASGKSIVSNLFKSQGIPVVDADLVARDVLKKDTGGYKKVVAAFGEDILEANGEVDRPKLGQIVFSDPAKRQLLNRLLAPFISSGIFYEIFKLWLKGYNVIVLDIPLLFETKMDKWTKPVVVVWVDTETQLQRLMGRDGSSEEDARNRINAQMALDLKRSKADIVIDNTGSFEDLEEQFKQVLLQVTRPLTWSEFWLSRQGALTLLASTVVALVVCKNIHGIL; from the exons ATGTACTGTGAAATCCTTAGAGCTCCGATTTGCTTTTCTCGCTGTCGATGCTCTACGTCAATTCGGGATAAGAGCAAAAGGAGCATCTCATCTCCAGTGAAAATGAGGATGGTAGGATTGACCGGCGGAATAGCGTCAGGGAAGAGTATAGTCTCCAATCTTTTCAAATCCCAAGGAATTCCCGTTGTTGACGCCGATCTTGTTGCTCGC GATGTTCTAAAGAAAGACACAGGTGGTTACAAAAAGGTTGTTGCAGCATTCGGAGAGGATATCTTAGAAGCTAATGGAGAAGTGGATAGGCCAAAACTCGGTCAGATAGTattctctgatcctgcaaaacgTCAACTTCTTAATCG GCTTTTGGCTCCTTTTATTTCTTCTGGTATCTTTTACGAAATTTTCAAGCTGTGGTTGAAGGGGTATAATGTAATTGTCCTTGACATCCCACTGCTATTTGAGACCAAGATGGATAAATGGACAAAGCCGGTTGTTGTTGTATGGGTTGATACTGAAACACAGCTTCAGCGGCTTATGGGAAGAGATGGATCCTCAGAGGAGGATGCCAGAAATAGAATAAATGCACAGATGGCCCTGGATTTGAAAAGGTCCAAGGCTGACATTGTTATTGATAACACTGGCTCATTTGAGGACTTGGAGGAACAATTCAAGCAGGTACTATTGCAGGTTACTAGGCCTCTGACTTGGTCTGAATTCTGGCTTTCAAGACAAGGTGCCTTGACTTTACTTGCATCCACTGTAGTTGCGCTTGTTGTGTGTAAAAATATTCACgggatattataa
- the LOC110630275 gene encoding wall-associated receptor kinase-like 1, translated as MELSSFCSFSIFLLFLFLQSSNCQQEYIRQLSTDCGQNSSISKGYVCNGNQIPCQSFLTLFSRPPYDSPITISSLLDSEASSIALINNVSSIFTFPLEKRIVVPVSCSCARGIFQHNASYFIQYLETVFTVANNTYQGLTTCQAILDQNPFLSPKYLDIGSYFKVPLRCACPSSNQMAKGVISLLVYTVTWGDTVQSIANSFGVDEASLLEANKLSQESTLYPFTPLLVPLTNENRLTNGKSANQGNSTNVGNFSCLYPNGSVQVGEKDIYCRAQNKKFPAKLVALLGVGIGLGLLCFFVFAYKLYQFLKKRRSRIQKARLFVQNGGLMLQQRLSSYGSSEKTKLFTAEELQRATDNYNKSRFLGQGGFGTVYKGMLPDGTIVAVKRSKTIDRREIEQFINEVVILSQINHRNIVKFLGCCLESEFPLLVYEFISNGTLSQHIHVQDQESSLPWEDRFRIAGEVAGAVAYMHSAASVPIFHRDIKSSNILLDEKYSAKVSDFGTSRLISYDKTHITTIVQGTFGYLDPEYFYTSQFTEKSDVYSFGVVLIELLSGEKPISSTRAEDEKNLVAHFISLAEENSLEKILDPRVAREASAEVVHAVAKLAMNCVRSNAKNRPSMREVAMELDGMIKSQHCLEIIDQENLVGDEEDDSTSETDSKLGEDDIAFSKETGTVSI; from the exons ATGGAGCTTTCATCATTCTGCAGCTTCTCAATCTTCCTCCTGTTTCTATTCCTTCAATCCTCAAACTGCCAACAAGAATATATAAGACAACTGTCGACCGACTGCGGACAAAATTCTTCTATATCAAAAGGGTATGTTTGCAATGGTAATCAAATTCCATGCCAATCCTTTTTAACCTTGTTTTCCCGTCCACCCTATGACTCCCCCATCACCATTTCTTCTCTTTTAGATTCAGAAGCCTCCAGCATAGCCTTGATCAACAACGTATCATCCATATTCACATTTCCCTTAGAGAAAAGGATCGTCGTTCCTGTTTCTTGTTCATGTGCTCGTGGCATCTTTCAGCATAATGCTtcttattttattcaatatctCGAGACAGTTTTTACAGTAGCCAATAATACTTACCAAGGCCTTACTACTTGTCAGGCAATTCTGGATCAAAACCCATTTTTATCTCCCAAATATCTTGACATAGGATCGTATTTTAAGGTTCCACTGAGATGTGCATGCCCCAGTTCAAATCAAATGGCAAAAGGGGTGATCTCCTTGCTGGTGTATACAGTAACATGGGGGGATACGGTTCAATCGATTGCAAATAGTTTTGGGGTCGATGAAGCAAGCTTGCTGGAGGCCAACAAGTTGTCACAGGAGAGCACACTCTATCCCTTTACACCTCTCCTGGTTCCACTTACAAACGAGAATCGTTTGACAAATGGAAAATCAGCAAATCAAGGAAATTCAACAAATGTAGGGAACTTCTCTTGCCTCTATCCCAATGGATCTGTTCAAGTTGGAGAAAAAGATATCTATTGCAGAGCACAAAATAAAAAGTTCCCAGCTAAACTGGTTGCATTATTAG gtgtgggcatCGGCTTGGGGCTgctttgtttttttgttttcgCCTACAAGCTATATCAATTCTTGAAGAAACGAAGAAGCAGAATTCAAAAAGCCAGATTGTTCGTGCAAAATGGTGGCTTGATGTTGCAACAGCGACTCTCATCTTATGGAAGCAGTGAAAAGACCAAACTATTTACTGCAGAGGAGCTGCAGAGAGCAACCGACAACTACAACAAGAGCAGATTTCTTGGTCAAGGAGGCTTTGGTACTGTTTACAAAGGAATGTTACCAGATGGTACCATTGTTGCTGTGAAGAGATCAAAAACAATTGACAGAAGAGAAATTGAACAATTCATAAACGAAGTTGTCATTCTATCACAGATAAATCATCGAAACATAGTGAAGTTTCTAGGGTGTTGTTTAGAAAGTGAGTTTCCATTACTGGTTTATGAGTTCATTTCTAATGGAACTCTCTCCCAACACATTCATGTGCAAGATCAAGAATCATCACTTCCATGGGAAGATCGTTTCAGAATTGCAGGTGAAGTAGCTGGAGCAGTAGCTTACATGCATTCTGCAGCTTCAGTTCCAATTTTCCATAGAGATATCAAATCTTCAAACATACTCCTAGATGAAAAATACAGTGCAAAAGTATCAGATTTTGGGACTTCAAGATTAATCTCATATGACAAAACCCACATAACCACAATAGTTCAGGGGACATTTGGATACTTGGATCCTGAATACTTCTACACAAGCCAATTCACTGAGAAAAGTGATGTGTACAGCTTTGGGGTCGTGCTGATAGAGCTCTTGAGTGGAGAAAAACCCATCTCTTCTACTAGAGCTGAGGATGAGAAAAATCTTGTGGCTCATTTCATTTCATTGGCAGAGGAGAATAGCCTGGAGAAAATTTTAGATCCTCGTGTTGCAAGAGAAGCAAGTGCAGAGGTTGTTCATGCAGTTGCAAAGCTTGCCATGAATTGTGTGAGATCTAATGCTAAGAATAGACCTTCAATGAGGGAGGTAGCAATGGAACTGGATGGAATGATCAAATCACAACACTGCTTAGAGATTATTGACCAAGAAAATCTGGTGGGAGATGAAGAGGACGATAGTACTAGTGAAACAGACAGCAAATTGGGAGAAGACGATATTGCCTTTTCCAAAGAGACGGGAACTGTCTCCATATAG